A region of Gracilinanus agilis isolate LMUSP501 chromosome 3, AgileGrace, whole genome shotgun sequence DNA encodes the following proteins:
- the LOC123241314 gene encoding olfactory receptor 8D2-like has product MATGNHSTVMEFILAGLTDQPELQLPLFLLFLGIYVVTVVGNLGMILLIAISSQLHSPMYYFLSHLSFIDLCYSTVITPKMLVNFVSEKNVISFLECMTQLYFFLIFVIAEGYLLTAMAYDRYVAICSPLLYNVLMSQRMCSVMMFVVYSLGFFGATVHTSRMAMLSFCGSHIVRHYFCDILPLLTLSCSSTHINEVLLFIIGGVNTLAPTLAVLISYTFILSSILRIRSTEGRSKAFGTCSSHLIAVGIFFGSITFMYFKPPSSNSMEQEKVSSVFYTTVIPMLNPLIYSLRNKDVKNAIRKVMGN; this is encoded by the coding sequence ATGGCCACAGGAAACCATTCTACAGTGATGGAGTTTATCCTTGCAGGGCTCACAGATCAGCCAGAGCTTcagcttcctctttttctcttgtttcttggAATCTATGTGGTTACTGTAGTGGGGAATCTGGGTATGatcttattaattgctatcagTTCTCAACTTCACTCCCCCATGTACTATTTCCTCAGTCATTTGTCCTTCATTGATCTCTGCTACTCCACTGTCATTACCCCTAAAATGTTAGTAAACTTTGTGTCTGAGAAGAATGTCATCTCTTTTCTGGAATGCATGACCCAActctattttttcctaatttttgtcATTGCTGAAGGTTACCTCCTGACAGCAATGGCTTATGATCGTTATGTTGCCATTTGCAGTCCTTTACTTTATAATGTTCTCATGTCTCAAAGAATGTGCTCTGTAATGATGTTTGTGGTATATTCCTTGGGATTTTTTGGTGCCACGGTTCATACTAGCCGTATGGCAATGCTATCCTTTTGTGGATCTCACATTGTCAGACATTACTTCTGTGATATACTTCCCCTGTTAACCCTCTCCTGCTCAAGCACCCATATTAATGAggttcttctttttattattggGGGAGTTAACACCTTAGCTCCAACTCTGGCTGTTCTTATCTCTTATACTTTCATCTTGTCCAGTATCCTACGAATCCGCTCTACTGAGGGCAGATCCAAAGCCTTTGGTACCTGCAGCTCCCATCTCATAGCCGTAGGAATCTTCTTTGGGTCTATCACTTTCATGTACTTCAAGCCCCCTTCTAGCAATTCAATGGAGCAAGAGAAGGTATCCTCAGTATTTTACACCACAGTGATCCCTATGTTAAACCCTCTGATTTATAGTCTGAGGAATAAAGATGTGAAGAATGCCATTAGGAAGGTTATGGGGAATTGA